The Osmia bicornis bicornis chromosome 11, iOsmBic2.1, whole genome shotgun sequence genome includes the window GATGTAAATCTATgtaacattttacattttgatGTCTATACTCTGCTATACACGtgaaatgtacagaaatagTAAATCACATAAATGCAATGAAggtaaaaaaagaatgaaacatAATTGGTCTTTAGATGTAAAAAATATACGTGGGAATAAAAACATCTATTTACAATGGTGTTTGCTAAATAGTTTGTCTACTATAAGGTAGTTATTTATCACAGCAGCACTTCATTCTGTGCAGCAATTATCTATGTAAGTGAGAGTcgaaaaatctttttttctgtACGTGAAGCGATACACCCctccctctttctttcttttaaatttctttacaaCCTACGAAAGACACGTGTGAAACTTCGTTTCATTTAGCCCCGAGGAATCCTAGAAAAAGTACTGCTCTTCTTGAcgttattaaaagtatatatatttttaggTCATATTCCAAGGTAACTGCAGAAAATAAATGCTCCACAGATACTCAGAATGATCAATATGATAACAAACCAGAATGGCAGTGTATCTGTAACacagagaaaaatatttaattatcatcCAATGGGTAAGAACAAAATACATAGAATTACTTGATCACTTACGTCTAAACGGTATGCTGTGTATGCAAATTTTGTTATCCACAGAAATGCTAACGACCGCAGTTTCAGTGTTACTAACAATCGCAGGGCCATCTAGTTTAGTTGGTAAGAATTCTAGGCCAGTCACAAACATACTATGTGCTCCAGGTACATGCAAAGCTCTCCTTAAACTGAACGCAACAAATATGTCCACGCTACCAGAGAACATTGTTCCAACAGCTACAAATTTTCCATCGTCCGACACCGCTAAAGCCGACAAGGTCTCTTTGTATGGAACAGCCTTAATGATACTTCCAGAATCAATGTCCCACAATTGCAGGAAGCTAGGATTCTTCCCAACTACTGCATTAGACAAAGTAAAAAGTTGTGTTTTCGATTTACTCTCCTCTAGCTTTCTAAACCTGCATCTTTTGTACATATATTTCAGTCCACTTGGAGGTGTCCATGTTAGTTCCTTGAGCTTTAAACCGTTATTCACATTCCACAGAATAGTCTTGCCATCCTTTGCTATGCTTGCAATCAATGCTCCGTCTGGACTAAAGTCTATATCATCAATTTCTTTTGAATGAACATCTAAATCATGCAGTTTGTGTAATTGTGGGAATTTCCATAATCTGACATGACCATCTGTTCCACCAGTAGCCATCAGCTTTCCATTTAAACTTATTCTGACGATCCTTTGAAGAGGCTCCTCTTTACTGTAACAAATGATCCATCAGGATATAGTATTGTTTATTAGCATATGATAATAGTTACCTAAAATCAGTTTGTACACTGTCTGCTGGTTTCACAATCAACTGCAATTTTTTACTCCTTATATTTGAATTGTCATCCTTAATTTCTTCTATCCTCTcctttgaaataatattttccacTACTTCACCCGAGCGTTTTCTATGCCTTAAGTGTTTCTTACCCTTAAGGTTACCATTATCATTACCATCGTTATCATCATCTTCTTTAATTAtctcttcattttttatagTCACCACCTTACTATTTACATTATAAAGCTGACAATGGCTTTCTTGACCAGCTGCAATCCATGTTCTTTTCCCATCATTGTACGTTGTACAATTCATAACTACACTAGGACCTGTCTCATGTCTGGTAACCTCTTCGGCAACAAACTGATATCCATTGTGAGACAACTCAAATATTTCCTACGGATGgataatcatttaatttaaataattaatttctaacatagagaggagaattttattaaaaaactcACAAATCCATTAGCTACTCCTGTCTTAGAAGAACCTCCACCACCACCGACAAGGATATGCCTGCTCGTGAGCATTTGCAACGTGTACAAAGGAAAATTCACCCTGGCCAAGAGACCACAGTTGTTTCTCCTCGGAGGCATGTTAATTCGAACAATCGCTATGCCGTCGTCAAGATTCCCGCTTTCGTCACAGTCGTATAGACAGGTGTCTATTGATAGCCGAGGACCGTGACTGGGCTAGAAAACCAGGCTCTCGTCGAGTTTCTTCTCCATCATGTAGCAAAACGTTTGCTTTTAGCGACCATTTTCTAACATTATAGCCGCGTTTTAACACCACCACCGACTCCAAACTTTCGCGACAACAGCAATGAACACGTATTCAGTCTCATACCAATGATTACAGGTACAAAAAAGCTGGATATACCCTTATTCTCAGAAGGAGACATTAATTTAGGGGGTTCCAGACACCCCCAGGTAAGGTTAGATCTGCATATATATACGATTGACTACAGATCTATAGTTCAGTATCGTTACATTTTCTCGAAGAGTGGTTTTACCGCAATTCGCCGGCGGAGACGTAGTGTATAGGATTGTGTTTCGtttctaattctaattaataACACAACGTCATTTTTTTCGTACCGGTCGTTTTTTATTTGACAAGAATGTCTTCTAAACCTGCGTTTAAAGTGGGTAAGTCATAAAATCATGAATAAATTCTGAGGTACATTAGTCAGACACGTGGTCGTTTTTTTTGGAGTAGAATACGTAGGCCTTAATAACTATTACTTCATAAAATACGTAAAGATTTAGAAACAGATTAGAAAGACAAATTACAAAGAAAACGTTAAAAGgttgaataaacaaatttaaatacaGGTTTCAATTGAAAGAAACCTGatacaataataaatgaagATTAACCTACGCGATCACGCGAGTTTGTTAAAgcgaaataattttttaaaatacatatcGATATTGACTTCAGTTAATATCGGTATCACatagtaaaaaataacaaaagaacGGTTATTTCAAATCGAACGAAACAACTGAAAATGTGTCATAAGCCACTGATATATGATATATGatatatgatataaactcaaatcattgttatgaaataattttcttataaaatgTAGTATGTGTTACATGTACAGCATGCCGTatgttataataattaaatataattaaaaacgtAAATTATACGTCGGTATAGTTACAAAGTAACAACGTTAAAATTGATCTGAaactaataaataattttctattaatcgTAGCTGATTTGTCATTGGCGGAATGGGGGCGGAAAGAAATCACTTTGGCCGAAAATGAAATGCCAGGACTAATGGCTATCAGGAAGAAATATGGCCctgaaaaaattttaaaaggtTCACGAATTGCCGGCTGTCTTCACATGACAGTGCAGACCGCGGTTCTCATCGAAACTCTCGTTGAACTTGGCGCCGAGGTAGGTTGATgcattttcaaatattttaaatctcCATTTGTATCCGATGATTCTAAAATTTCCGCGCCCAACTTTCATTGATATGATTTCGATTAATCGTTCGATTCAAGTGACGAAAGTATCTTTGCGAATAAACGTTGTTTATTTCTGATAAGGAGAATGGTACTTCTTGGAAAAATATTCCCAACTCTTTGCTTTGAAcctataataaaataaacctGGGTCAGGATTCCTCCACGAAgagtttcataaaaaaaaaaatatgtggTTTGAGAAATAGTGCAGGGAAAAGaaatgatataaataattCGTGTAGATGAAATCTTATCTCGTAGGATCATGACCTTGCATCTTTCTCAAGACTTCCACGTAATTGTATCGAGCGTTGAAAAGGTTTGAAATCTTTTTTCAAATAGAAATCTACATTTGATAAAGCAAGACGAATATTTCTGATGGTTCATTGTAATACAATGTATTATTTgtccaaaataaaaaatttctaagaatCCAGAATTCTTAGACTCGTTATACatgtaattaaaaagtaaagaaCTCAGAAACAAGCAACTTCCCAAGTCCCAACATCATACAAGCATCTATTACCAACATATTGCTTATATATTTGAAACGCATGATGCAAATCTAACAGAGGTCATCGTCATTACTGATACGTTATCGCTGCTTAACTAGGTGCAATGGTCGTCGTGCAACATATTCAGCACCCAAGATCACGCGGCTGCCGCTATCGCAAAAACAGGGGTCCCTGTGTACGCGTGGAAGGGTGAAACCGACGAGGAATACCTATGGTGCATAGAGCAAACCCTTGTCTTCAAGGACGGTCAACCGTTGAATTTGATCCTCGACGATGGCGGTGACCTGACCAATTTAGTTCACACCAAATTCCCGCAGTACTTGAAGGACTGTCGAGGAATTTCTGAAGAGACCACCACAGGGGTACACAATCTGTACCGTATGTTGAAAGAAGGCACGCTAAAAGTCCCAGCGATAAACGTAAACGACTCGGTAACAAAGGTTCGTCATACACATCCGCATCCTGGTTAAATCCTTGCCAAGTCTTGGAACTTATATGAATGATGATTTTCGTTTGTTGCAGAGTAAGTTTGACAATTTGTACGGATGCAGGGAGTCGTTGATCGACGGCATTAAGCGTGCAACAGATATCATGATCGCTGGAAAGGTCTGCGTGGTAGCTGGATACGGAGATGTTGGGAAGGGTTGTGCTCAAAGCCTCCGAGCACTCGGTGGACGCGTCATCATCACGGAAGTTGATCCAATTAACGCGTTACAAGCAGCCATGGAAGGATACGAGGTGATGCTTAATACTTTCAGACTTAAAAAGAACCAGAAACCTTCGTCGAAAATTTTAGTGAAAAGATTATGAATCTTTTTAGGTGACAACAATGGAAGAAGCGTCAACTAAAGGACAGATATATGTTACCACCACAGGCTGCAAAAACATCATAATGGGCCAACACTTTGTGAACATGCCAGAGGATGCTATCGTTTGTAATATCGGTCACTTTGACTGCGAGATAGATGTTATGTGGCTGGAGAAAAACAAGGTCGAGAAAGTGAACATCAAGCCACAAGTAGATAGATACACATTGAAAAATGGAAGGTGGGTGAAGAACATGTTTTAATTgctcatatttatattttaaagagTTTCAGACAGTTACCTGTTTCAAGGAACATCtgtaaaatcatttaaatagaACAGATGCTCTGTCGTTTTAGTTTCACGTTTGATTCTCCCATTTCAGACACGTCATTCTCCTCGCAGAGGGCCGTTTAGTTAATCTTGGATGCGCGACTGGACACTCCAGTTTCGTAATGAGCAACTCGTTCACAAATCAAGTTTTAGCACAAATAGAACTGTGGACAAAGTCGGAATCTTATCCGGTCGGTGTTTACATGCTGCCAAAGAAATTGGACGAAGAGGTTGCAGCATTGCATTTGAATCATCTTGGCgtgaaattaacaaaattaacagACGATCAAAGCAAATATCTTGGCGTACCTGTAGAAGGACCTTACAAGCCGGAACATTACCGATATTAATCACTGAAAATCCGATGGCTTAAATGTACTTCCACCTATGTTATGTAATGGACAGAATTAAAATGTGGCAACGATAGTGTTTTATTTCACATGGTCGATTGTTGATCTGTTAggtattcatttattaatgtCATTCGAGTGTCAAGTGTTCCCTCAGATTTATTGACGCCAACGCCAGAACTGTATTTTGTAGTATTACTTCGTTTCCACAAACTTGAATGGTTGCAGCTATCGCTTTTAAATAAACTTATTTacgaattaattttattgaaatggAACAGAAACTTGCCATACCTCCGTTAGAAGTTAAAGCCTCAATAAAGGTAACATTAtctaatataaatttttaacatgTTTTCATGTGTGTAGAATAATTCATACTTTCAGCTAGTTAGATGGGTGTGCTTAGTTAGTGGTATAATTTATGGTATCGTTAAGAAGAGAGAGTATGGTGCGATAGAAAAAGTAttacgagaagaagaagaaagagaaagaccGGAAAGAGAAGCCCGTGAACTTCGTGAAAAGCTTCGACGTAACGCTggtatatttttctatatttataaCATACATAATGCATTTTGCGTGCTTGTATTCACTTTGCAGCTGAAATGAGAGAATTGGAAAGAATATTTCTCGGGACATCTTCAACTGAAACGGAAGAAAAACCCAATGAAACACCATGCGATGAAACTATAACTTCAAAGGATAATAGTTCAGCATTAAAtgataacaaaaaagaaacagtCATTTCTCCAAACAATAAATCAGaagaaacaaatgataaaGTAGTTTCAAAAGATGAATCAGACGAAGCACTTTAAACAAAAAGTAATGTAAAAGATGAGTTCATGAAGTTAACgaggaatgaaataaaacctCAAAGTTGCAACAGTTCTTTAAAAAAACGTTTATTATCGTCTTATAACATTCATTATGTATCGTCGCgaatatgtatgtacacttTTCGTCTCTTTTATTTACAGTTTTAAGAGGGTAGAACTTTCTTGCAAGCAATAACATCCACAGCCAGTTGGGCACAGTGTTTCACTAGTGAACCATTTTGCTAAATGCTGTGTGTGTCCTCCGTGTCCACAAAAAATACAGAAGTTACTTGGACCTAATAGATAGAATGTATGATTTTTAAGTGAATTCtttcgcaaaaaaaaaaaatgttaaacatTTACAATTAAAACTCAACATACCTCTCACAGAAATATGACAAATTACACATTCCAAAGCTAATCGTTTACAACTTATACACTGAGGTCCTCTGCTAACTTTGCCACATATTTGGCATTCACTTTGAAATTCAACACCTTTGTGCGTGTCCAAAGGAGTTGCACTCACGTGTTTTAATACTTGTGCACGTGCATCCAATAGTCGCCATCTGTGCAATACTTCTGCATACGCTTTTTTGTATCCGTCATAAAGAGTAGTATATTTTTCATCAAGTAATCTGCAATATTAGATTGTTGATTCATACTTGTATAGTGGAATAGGGTTTAAATCGTATACCTAATATGTTTCACGGAATCCCTGAACGTATCTTGgattaattttaaatcatcGAGTGAATCGGACCACGAGTTGGATCGATGTTGTTtcagattttgaaaattccatcCTTCCAATGTGGTATCGGCTAAGTGAATTGTATGATATGGCGAACCACCAGGCTAAAAAGATACATAGAGCATAATATATTATAGCTCGACGTACAAATGTTGCATTAACATAACGAACATAAGATATATAATTGGCAAGATGAACGATATTATGTCTCTGATCACTTTCTGCACAAAGATGTTTGTCTTCTGtgtaaaattgaaacattATCATAACAAACAGTACATCACATACAGTTAGTTACTACCAATGTTACTACTACTAATATTGTTAGTCATAATATTATAAGACAGTTAggtaaaaatattgaaaagtttGGCATCTTAAAATCAGGCATGGCCAAACCTGCATGCTTTGTGGCATCACGACACTTCCACTCCGATGCTGTAAGGCAGTAACAAATATCATGATGATAAGTGAACCCTAAGAACCAAACATTTCCAACACGTACAAACTTAGAAAATTCGGAAATCATGCCTTACCTTCAACCACCACTTTCCTGTAGAAAGCCTCTATAACAAAGATAATATTATATCAATTATCTGGTGATtttgaaagatttttaaagAGAGTAATGAAATGAGACAACGGATGCAGATTACGTCGGTGTTGTATgacgtttcaatttcaaattatcatCCGTGATCCtttaaatttattgtaaattgcaCATACAATACCGTCGTCTTGCAAAATATCgtatatatgtacatgtttttaattatttctcatGCGCTAAAAGAGGTGCGTGCTGAGTATAAAAGATGTGATATACTGCAATTCGAATAGGCTAACATCAAAACACGAATAAATGATTATATTTAAGAAGTAACCTTGAATATTGATATGTTCAACATGTTTTATTAACAGAAGACAAATGATCAAGACATTTAACATATTAGTTATCAATGATACTATAAAAATAGTGCTCGTGCTAGACCATGCTAGAACTCAACACTCACGTACGAATGTAACATACTTACACTGACATTAATAGACTTGCTACTTAGCCGTGTTTGAGATATATCTGAGTTTTCTGAACGATAACTAAATGCACAACTCAGCATACCAGCCATTTGAATGTCTGACTGATTGGCATAATGCTGtattctaaaataaatgatattatacATGTTATATTATGTACaataatatgaataatttattcattactTACAAGgaatgaattaaattttggCCAAAAGGATGTAAAGGCCATGGAGCATCAAGATCAATCATAGGTAACAGTGACTGGCAAGCATTTTGTCCAACGTTTGCAACCGGTTGTGATATAACAAGAGCAGCTAAACACCATGCTTGAACTAAATCAGGACGTTCTAGTGCCGCAGCAACATTTGCATTATATTGGCACATTGCTGGGATATCAGTGATATTAATGCTACGCATCATAAAAGATTATTTaacgaaaaaaatatatagcaattgaatgtaaaaaaatagaagCATTTGTTGCACTTACACATATTTTTCAGCAAGTTCTTTGTTAACAAAAAATAACGACGAAGCGTCGTATATTATTAccataaaatgataatttttacaaCATGATCTGTAGGTCATTCTATTCGTATTGTGTAATCCTCGACTTATTTTCTGTGAATTCAAAACATTTACTCTTTGTTAAGGAACATCTATAAAAATACTTTCATGATCTTCATCAAAGTACTTCGACTTACACGATcttgaaaataaaacgaaCTTATAGGAATGTTATCATTCGACTGTACATAGGAATTTGAATACATATGCATAAAATGTTCTCCATTGCCAATACCATTTCCTAACGCAGATAGTGCTCTAGGTGTTGTACTCTCAGGTTTCATTGACGATCTTCTGGTATACGAGGCACGACCAAAACATACAAGTATTCCTATCGAAACACTGAATTTAGTTCCAGTAGACGAATGATTTGGTAGTTTTTAGGATTTCTTTACATACCCACACAACAAAATTTAGCACCAGATGTTCTAGGAAACGGTATATAGGCATCCTGATAATTGGTATATATATTAGAGGAACCTAAGAAATTTGCGTTATCTTGGATATCGTATCCTAAGTGACTGCTTTCATTCTCATCTTTTTTACATGTctataaaaacaaaacaaaattattatctaAGACGAAAATGAATGATacgatgaaaaataagttTTCTCTTTACTTGCTCTAAGGTTGTAATTAATTGTCTAAGACATGGTTCCAAACAAGATCTATTCTTCTTAACACGCTGCTGGGCAGTTTgttttaaaacttttaataatttcgtCATTGTTGTATTATCAATTGTTGTCCCAGGACAAAATTGAAATGTAGGTTGTGCACTGTACGGATAATTCGGTGgaaaatttacttttaatatcaCATTATAACTTTTGTTGGATGCTGTTA containing:
- the LOC114881395 gene encoding prolactin regulatory element-binding protein; the encoded protein is MPPRRNNCGLLARVNFPLYTLQMLTSRHILVGGGGGSSKTGVANGFEIFELSHNGYQFVAEEVTRHETGPSVVMNCTTYNDGKRTWIAAGQESHCQLYNVNSKVVTIKNEEIIKEDDDNDGNDNGNLKGKKHLRHRKRSGEVVENIISKERIEEIKDDNSNIRSKKLQLIVKPADSVQTDFSKEEPLQRIVRISLNGKLMATGGTDGHVRLWKFPQLHKLHDLDVHSKEIDDIDFSPDGALIASIAKDGKTILWNVNNGLKLKELTWTPPSGLKYMYKRCRFRKLEESKSKTQLFTLSNAVVGKNPSFLQLWDIDSGSIIKAVPYKETLSALAVSDDGKFVAVGTMFSGSVDIFVAFSLRRALHVPGAHSMFVTGLEFLPTKLDGPAIVSNTETAVVSISVDNKICIHSIPFRHTLPFWFVIILIILSICGAFIFCSYLGI
- the LOC114881396 gene encoding adenosylhomocysteinase isoform X1, whose translation is MSSKPAFKVADLSLAEWGRKEITLAENEMPGLMAIRKKYGPEKILKGSRIAGCLHMTVQTAVLIETLVELGAEVQWSSCNIFSTQDHAAAAIAKTGVPVYAWKGETDEEYLWCIEQTLVFKDGQPLNLILDDGGDLTNLVHTKFPQYLKDCRGISEETTTGVHNLYRMLKEGTLKVPAINVNDSVTKSKFDNLYGCRESLIDGIKRATDIMIAGKVCVVAGYGDVGKGCAQSLRALGGRVIITEVDPINALQAAMEGYEVTTMEEASTKGQIYVTTTGCKNIIMGQHFVNMPEDAIVCNIGHFDCEIDVMWLEKNKVEKVNIKPQVDRYTLKNGRHVILLAEGRLVNLGCATGHSSFVMSNSFTNQVLAQIELWTKSESYPVGVYMLPKKLDEEVAALHLNHLGVKLTKLTDDQSKYLGVPVEGPYKPEHYRY
- the LOC114881396 gene encoding adenosylhomocysteinase isoform X2, which translates into the protein MPGLMAIRKKYGPEKILKGSRIAGCLHMTVQTAVLIETLVELGAEVQWSSCNIFSTQDHAAAAIAKTGVPVYAWKGETDEEYLWCIEQTLVFKDGQPLNLILDDGGDLTNLVHTKFPQYLKDCRGISEETTTGVHNLYRMLKEGTLKVPAINVNDSVTKSKFDNLYGCRESLIDGIKRATDIMIAGKVCVVAGYGDVGKGCAQSLRALGGRVIITEVDPINALQAAMEGYEVTTMEEASTKGQIYVTTTGCKNIIMGQHFVNMPEDAIVCNIGHFDCEIDVMWLEKNKVEKVNIKPQVDRYTLKNGRHVILLAEGRLVNLGCATGHSSFVMSNSFTNQVLAQIELWTKSESYPVGVYMLPKKLDEEVAALHLNHLGVKLTKLTDDQSKYLGVPVEGPYKPEHYRY
- the LOC114881398 gene encoding DNA ligase 1-like codes for the protein MEQKLAIPPLEVKASIKLVRWVCLVSGIIYGIVKKREYGAIEKVLREEEERERPEREARELREKLRRNAAEMRELERIFLGTSSTETEEKPNETPCDETITSKDNSSALNDNKKETVISPNNKSEETNDKVVSKDESDEAL
- the LOC114881392 gene encoding GATOR complex protein WDR59 isoform X2, with the translated sequence MSKRWGSDYVVTEHRDLQANTMAVDATGNYVLLAGRRYFAVKHLDEGADTLKKFQRQSKYEVGSAEWNPTSTNSHLCAVSSNTRIEILALNGVGCYDLHTTNSLKAHTRVVSDLNWHPKEPDIIASCSIDTFIHIWDVRDQRRPCLSLSAVAGSSQVRWNALSPNMLATAHDGDIKIWDQRKGNSPMQYIAAHLTKIHGLDWCPFQQNQLATSSQDCTVKIFDISNPRRAESILTTNSPVWRARYTPFGEGLVTIVVPQLRRGENSLLLWNITNLSAPIYTFVGHTDVVLEFQWRHQKLENSDFELITWSKDQCLRIYKIDPFLKKLCGHGIDDNTSIYTQYSEDNNLRALQSVQQLQLNDTQNDREVNCITTKVDEPILNSEADTYIENNKEISSPTQPKTLQQEFSLINMNIPNIEVNEMDAVERSCTVTASNKSYNVILKVNFPPNYPYSAQPTFQFCPGTTIDNTTMTKLLKVLKQTAQQRVKKNRSCLEPCLRQLITTLEQTCKKDENESSHLGYDIQDNANFLGSSNIYTNYQDAYIPFPRTSGAKFCCVGILVCFGRASYTRRSSMKPESTTPRALSALGNGIGNGEHFMHMYSNSYVQSNDNIPISSFYFQDRKISRGLHNTNRMTYRSCCKNYHFMVIIYDASSLFFVNKELAEKYVINITDIPAMCQYNANVAAALERPDLVQAWCLAALVISQPVANVGQNACQSLLPMIDLDAPWPLHPFGQNLIHSLIQHYANQSDIQMAGMLSCAFSYRSENSDISQTRLSSKSINVSPGGSPYHTIHLADTTLEGWNFQNLKQHRSNSWSDSLDDLKLIQDTFRDSVKHIRLLDEKYTTLYDGYKKAYAEVLHRWRLLDARAQVLKHVSATPLDTHKGVEFQSECQICGKVSRGPQCISCKRLALECVICHISVRGPSNFCIFCGHGGHTQHLAKWFTSETLCPTGCGCYCLQESSTLLKL
- the LOC114881392 gene encoding GATOR complex protein WDR59 isoform X1, whose protein sequence is MSKRWGSDYVVTEHRDLQANTMAVDATGNYVLLAGRRYFAVKHLDEGADTLKKFQRQSKYEVGSAEWNPTSTNSHLCAVSSNTRIEILALNGVGCYDLHTTNSLKAHTRVVSDLNWHPKEPDIIASCSIDTFIHIWDVRDQRRPCLSLSAVAGSSQVRWNALSPNMLATAHDGDIKIWDQRKGNSPMQYIAAHLTKIHGLDWCPFQQNQLATSSQDCTVKIFDISNPRRAESILTTNSPVWRARYTPFGEGLVTIVVPQLRRGENSLLLWNITNLSAPIYTFVGHTDVVLEFQWRHQKLENSDFELITWSKDQCLRIYKIDPFLKKLCGHGIDDNTSIYTQYSEDNNLRALQSVQQLQLNDTQNDREVNCITTKVDEPILNSEADTYIENNKEISSPTQPKTLQQEFSLINMNIPNIEVNEMDAVERSCTVTASNKSYNVILKVNFPPNYPYSAQPTFQFCPGTTIDNTTMTKLLKVLKQTAQQRVKKNRSCLEPCLRQLITTLEQTCKKDENESSHLGYDIQDNANFLGSSNIYTNYQDAYIPFPRTSGAKFCCVGILVCFGRASYTRRSSMKPESTTPRALSALGNGIGNGEHFMHMYSNSYVQSNDNIPISSFYFQDRKISRGLHNTNRMTYRSCCKNYHFMVIIYDASSLFFVNKELAEKYVINITDIPAMCQYNANVAAALERPDLVQAWCLAALVISQPVANVGQNACQSLLPMIDLDAPWPLHPFGQNLIHSLIQHYANQSDIQMAGMLSCAFSYRSENSDISQTRLSSKSINVSRLSTGKWWLKPGGSPYHTIHLADTTLEGWNFQNLKQHRSNSWSDSLDDLKLIQDTFRDSVKHIRLLDEKYTTLYDGYKKAYAEVLHRWRLLDARAQVLKHVSATPLDTHKGVEFQSECQICGKVSRGPQCISCKRLALECVICHISVRGPSNFCIFCGHGGHTQHLAKWFTSETLCPTGCGCYCLQESSTLLKL
- the LOC114881392 gene encoding GATOR complex protein WDR59 isoform X3 translates to MLATAHDGDIKIWDQRKGNSPMQYIAAHLTKIHGLDWCPFQQNQLATSSQDCTVKIFDISNPRRAESILTTNSPVWRARYTPFGEGLVTIVVPQLRRGENSLLLWNITNLSAPIYTFVGHTDVVLEFQWRHQKLENSDFELITWSKDQCLRIYKIDPFLKKLCGHGIDDNTSIYTQYSEDNNLRALQSVQQLQLNDTQNDREVNCITTKVDEPILNSEADTYIENNKEISSPTQPKTLQQEFSLINMNIPNIEVNEMDAVERSCTVTASNKSYNVILKVNFPPNYPYSAQPTFQFCPGTTIDNTTMTKLLKVLKQTAQQRVKKNRSCLEPCLRQLITTLEQTCKKDENESSHLGYDIQDNANFLGSSNIYTNYQDAYIPFPRTSGAKFCCVGILVCFGRASYTRRSSMKPESTTPRALSALGNGIGNGEHFMHMYSNSYVQSNDNIPISSFYFQDRKISRGLHNTNRMTYRSCCKNYHFMVIIYDASSLFFVNKELAEKYVINITDIPAMCQYNANVAAALERPDLVQAWCLAALVISQPVANVGQNACQSLLPMIDLDAPWPLHPFGQNLIHSLIQHYANQSDIQMAGMLSCAFSYRSENSDISQTRLSSKSINVSRLSTGKWWLKPGGSPYHTIHLADTTLEGWNFQNLKQHRSNSWSDSLDDLKLIQDTFRDSVKHIRLLDEKYTTLYDGYKKAYAEVLHRWRLLDARAQVLKHVSATPLDTHKGVEFQSECQICGKVSRGPQCISCKRLALECVICHISVRGPSNFCIFCGHGGHTQHLAKWFTSETLCPTGCGCYCLQESSTLLKL